The genomic region TTCCTTCAGTTGCAAAGCTAGGATTTGAATGAGGTGGAAGCTGATTTGCACTTGAGCGGACAGACTGGGCTGCAGTTCCCAATCCACGTTTCGCACCACTTCACATGGTACATAGCGTGGCTGAACACGCCAGCCcctgtgaggctatgtctgcactacaaggaACCGTCGGAAAAAGGGACGCAAactgtgctccgcaatttgcataccttttcccgatagttttttcagaagtgactttTTCGAAATTTGGTCCGTCTACAgttggccaaatttcagaaaagcctcctcttttggaagaacccttcttccttgtggaaggagaaagacagggcttccgaaagagcgtgccTGCTCgtctgcaaaaaaagcagaagagcagacgcgttccctggacgcagcagagtttttaacAGGATATCTCCCGGAAAATCCCCGTAGCGCAGACAAAGCGTGGCTCTTCGTGACTCAGTTTGCCTATCTACAGAGGGGTATTTCCCAGTTCAGGGAGCCAGCTGGACTGGCACATGCGTTTGCGGTGACAAGCACACTCACATTTCTGCTCTTTTCATGTTGTACTCTCACTAACATGGCGTGTTGCCTTTTCCCCTGGACAAGAGCCCGTGCGCTTCTTCTAAGCAGAACACGTGGCCCATGGCTTCTTAGGGTTTGAAAATCAAGTTGCTGGGAGCAAATCTGTACGGGTGGTTTACGCTGGCCTCCAGCTTTGCACCCATAATCAcatgctcctcccgccccccggctGGGGATGTAGTTCACTGCAGGCTGGCCCCTATCCTGCTGTCCCTCCTGCAGGCTCGCTCAGGCAGGCGATCAGTCGCCCACAGCTGACTGAGGGGGAAACGCTGCCACCCTGAGGGGCACGAGGGTCCCATTTTCAGAAGCGCCTAAGTGGCCGGAGGAGCGTGAGCCCTGCTCTCCAGCAGGCTCGCCTGGGTGCGTCTCTCCCCAGCTGGCTCACAGGGAATTCTCGGCAGGGGGCAAGACGAGCTACTCACTCGGGTCATACACAAGGAACAAGGCGCTCATTCCGGCCTGCTGGTGCTCTCCAACCTCGCTCTCCACCCGCCAGATCCCCGGGTGGGCGGGCCGCATTTCCACCGTCCCAAAGACACCTGGCTCacaagaaggggaggggggcagagttaGGGTTAGTTCTTTCAGCCACGGCTCCGCCCGCCCTGGTGCCAGCTGCATGGGAGTAAAGTGCTGCCGGGGGTCCGGGTGCCAGGCAGCTTCCCAGTGACACCTGGGCCCACAGGCCCTGGAGTAACTGCCCAAAGCCAGGGCAGGGAATGAGTGTGGCCCAATCGATGCACTTGAGTTTGCTATGTAATAATAATTAAGCAAATCTGCATAGCCTGTGACTCGcacctgggagcaggggctggaaggggagggccAGTGGGCCACAGCCCCAAAGGTGagcaatggggggagggtctgggggaagaggtggtgtGAGGGCTGGGGCTCACAGGGAAAGGGgagtgcgggggcagggcttggggccatgggagtgcgggggcagggcttGTAGCAgggtagtgggggcagggccagggcatggTGCAGCACAGGGGAGGGGCCATGGTTTGGGTGCTGTGCCCCCCTTTTAGGCACTTCCACACTCCTGCTCTGGGGCCCTAGCCATTGACATGGAGCTCGCTGCACAAAGTGTTGGGAAACCGGAACAAGGCATCAGCAGCTAATGGCCCTTGGGCCCACACTCAGGGGCTGGTTCCCGCCAGTTTCCCAGGCTGAGGCTCGTGTCTCCCGAAGGGGGCTGGTGCTAGTCTGCACTACTCAGAGCGGGGCGGCTGGCCTGCTGGCTCCTGCCTCAGGCCCCTCCCGGAGAGTGGCTCACTCCAGCGCCCGGGCGGCTTGTACCGGGGTAGAGGTTGTAGACTCCCATTTGGTACTCGTGGTTCGTCCTGACAGAGAAGAGCTGCCCGTGGAAATGGACCGCGTGGATGTCCTCCGTGCTGCCCATGTTGAGTAGGTGCCAGCGCACCCTCTGGTGCTGAGCCACCACCAGCCCGGGCAGCGAGTCCTGCATGTAGCCGTTGATAGCTGCGGGAGAAGAGTGAGCGTGGCCCGGGCTGTGGCAGTGAGAGGTTCCCAGGGGAGTGCTGAGGTCCTCTTGCTCTCACCCAGTGGGTGGGCAAGGAAGAGGATTCAGGAGCTGGTCCCGCTGCGctaggggcaggcagggcaggagctggtgttctTACCCGGAAAGCGGCTTCTCTGTCTAAAATGAGGGTCGTGCAGCTGGGTCCGGCAGAGGGGCGGGCAGTTCCTCTGCACGTTCTCGGCGAGGTACCAGCTTTTGGTCTCATCGAAGATTGTGAAGAGCAGCGAGAACTCCTGCACGGCCAGCTGCCTCCCAAAGGCAGGGCTCAGGATGCCGGAGCGGCAGATAAGCAACGGCCCGACCAGGCCAGAGTGCAGGTCCTTCTCCTGGGAGGGGGCACAGCCAGAGTGTGAGGGCCACGCCGAACCTCCACCCATCCCCAGTGCCGGCAGAGCCACGCAGAGCCTCTCCGGTACCGTGGgctgcaccccagccagccctcctagTGCCTGTCAGTGAGCTTCCCCCTCAGGGCCAGCCACGACCCCAGGAGCAGGGGCGGCCTCagatgggcaggtgggggggctggctctgaacGCCCCCAACTCACAGCTGGAAGCCGAGCGATGGAGCGGAGCTCAGCACCGCTGTGGGGGAAACCCAGCGCAGGAACCTCCCTCTAGGACACCTGGGGCCCTTTGATTCTCGTTCTAACTGTGACTCACTGGCTCCCCTCTCCAGCTCCgctgctggcccagcccagccccagctgcctctCCTGAGACGCTCCGGGCAATGGCCCCGCGTGGCCCAGCGATACCCTGCGCAGGAGAGTCCCTGGGGCCGAGGCAAGGGGCTGGCATTCTGGCTGAGCACGGCTAGCGGAGAGCCCCGGTGTCTCCTGCCGGGCTCCCACCTACCTGGTTAACGCTGGAGAAGTAAGCCCAGGCCTTGCAGTCAAACTCATTGTCAGCAGGTGCCATCTGGGGCAGCACCTTCCAGGAGTACTCGCGGAGCTCGCCGGGCGGCACTGCCTGCTGGCTGGGCCTGCTGTCGCCCCCCGGGCCATCTTGGTCGGGCAGGAGGTTGAAGTGGAAGGAGTAAGGCCGGGAAGCCAGGTTCTTGAAGCTCACCTGCACCGGGGGGGTGGGCAGACGCAAAGAGAAGGGGAATctgggagccagggccctgcccactGCCCCGCCCTGGTGGGacactggccctgccccagccagacccaGCCTCCGTCCTCTCGCTGCGCAGCAAGGGCAGGGTGGCCGGGTCTGAACCACACGGTCCGGTATTTGGGGGCTCTGTCCGGGAAACAacctgagaaaataccagacataaaaTGTCCGGTCTGTGCTAATTAGGCACCTTTATCATTATGAGGAGCATCAGGACGTAGTtacgaactgcctggctggcagacacgctcacactgcatGAGTGCGTCTACCAGCCAGGGATACCCGACTAcgcggggggggggaatccccggAGCCAGACTCCTCGTGCTTCGCCGGGACCGTGCGCAggacgggcagcgccccaggatctgcatgcgcctgggtcagtcctgctccccgccggccgattctctcccccgctcctccccggccagccctgctcctcccacccccctcccggccagccctgctccccccacccccctcccggccagccctgctccccccaccctcctcccggccagccctgctcctcccaccccactcccggccagccctgctccccccaccctcctcccggccagccttgcttcccgccggccagttcccccccaatctcccctggccagccctgctccccccaccctctcccggccagccttgcttcccgccggccagttcccccccaatctcccctggccagccctgctcccccaaccctctcccggccagctttgcttcccgccggccggttctccccccttcctcctcctgatctccccctgccagccctgctccccccgcccccctcccagccagtcctccccccccgattttccctggccagccctgcagccccactcccctcccggccggttcccccctccatctgagatcaagtgtgtccggtatttttttgaagctGTCTGGTAACCCTAAGTGAGGGCGCCCTGACCTCGGCTCCACAGCTGATCTCCACACAGCACCGAGGTGCTGGCCAGCCAGAGCGAGGGCTGGAGCTCGCCCACCCGCCCCAGAGAAGACCCTTGTCCTGTCAGTGCACTGAATGTGCCAGCTCTCAGCCCCAGGCCTTGGCAGCCTCCGGGGCAGGCCAGGCCTCTGGAGCCGacggtcccagcccaggaggcagcaggaagagccCCTGGAGTGGCAGAGGGCCACGGGGAACGTCACCCTCCTTTTTCTTCCCTCGGACTCACCATGACGAAGTCATTCACTTCCGCCCTGATGTAGGGCCCCAGGAGCCCCAGGTGCTCGTCCAGCTCCCCGCGCGCCAGCGGCTGGGTGAAATCCTTGTCCAGGTACCCTCGGAAAACCACCTTCTTGAACTGCTGGGCAGgcttcctccagccccgcccggGGCCCCTGAGGAACAAGAGGAGCTCACCAGGCTCGTGGAGTGGAGGGCGCAGGGCGCTGGATGCTGTGGTCTAATGCCCCTCCCGTTGGCATCTTGCCCAAGCCACACACCCGCTCAGGCAGGCCAGGCCTAGCCACTACAGGGTCTGCCGGGCCCTCGGGAAGCAAGCCCGAGCTGGCGGCAGAGGGGTCTGTGCAGGACACGCCTGGGCCCTGCCGGCAGCTCAGAGGTGGGTGCAAACGTCGTATCCGCACAGAGCGTCTCCCTGCAGCtctcctggcctggccccacTCGGACGCCCGGGGCTGACCTCCAGCCAGGCACTTGCGGCAGCTCCGGCCTCGCGAGGGTCCAGCGGTTAGTGCCCGTCTTCACCCGGAGGGTTCCCTGGCTCTCCTCTGAGTGGACGGGTTGGGCCCACCCCGCACACAGCACTGCCCGGAGGAAGCCCCCCTGGCAGCCCCCCGCAGTGTGGCCAGTGAGAGGctcattcctccccacccccctgctcccccctcggCACGGCCAGGTGCATGGGGAGCCCGTGATGACGTCTGCAGCTGACACTGCCCAGCCCCGGGAGCGCGCTGCAGCCAGAACCTGTGGGCTCAAGTGAGGGAGGCCTGGACTCGTCAGCAAAGCGGGCGCTGAGCCCAGGTAGCGGAGCCACCAGCCGGGCTGCTGCACTCGGGAGGAAGCTCCAGGACCCAAGAGGCTGGCAAGGCTCCACTGGGCGGGGAGCCAGGCTCAGGACaggctgggctgggacccggggtctgtccccgggtgggctctgggcggggaagggaagggaagcagcCGGGCTGGGAGAGatgcccggggcgggggcagggcgggccgtGAGACGTACTTCACTTTCAGGAAGTGCTGGGGTCTCTGGCTCTCGTATTCCCACAGCACCTCGATCGCTGCCACGAAATACTGCAGGACCCGCCCCTGGTAGGAGCGCggcccttgctcctcctccccgtagATGTCAAAGTCGCCCGCGCCTCTCTCGGGGCTGCTGTAGTCGTCATAGTCGGATTTCTCCGTCTGGGGCTCGGCGATGCTGGACTTGGCTGCACTGTCGGGGGCACGGGGCTCTCCAGGGCTCTCCAAATAGGCCTCGGGCCCAGGAGCCGAGCTCCTGTTCTTTGCTTTGCTGGTGCTTTCCACGCTGCCCTGCGGCCCCTTCCATCCTgggcctgggaggggagcggCATCTTCCTCTTTCAGCACTTGGTTTTCTTGCTGGATGTGCCTCAGCTGCCTTTGGCCTCCTGGCAGGGCCTGGCCGAGAGCCTCGCCCCCCTGGGGACGCAGGGTGCTTGTTCTGGAGGCCTGTTTGGCCAGCGTCTCCGAGGCCTCTATGCTCGCTGGAAAAGCCTTcgatccagctcctgctgcccggtGCTGACTGGCCTCAGAGCCAGGCTCCTGCGGCACTTCCCCAGAGACCCGCAGCTCCGGCGGCTCCAAGGTGCCCGCGTGCCCACCTGCCACACTCCCCTCGGGCAGCAAGCTCCGACGCACCCCCCGGTCAGCGGCCCCGCCACGCTGCGTCGCACTCgctgcagggggctcagtgcTGCTCGCCGGCCCCACGACCCGCGCCGAGATGGGGGCCACCCCCAGCGTCTGCTCTCCTGCCGCCTCAGGGGGCTCCGCGTCGGCCTCAGTGcctgctgtctgctccccttcccagggggcaggggcagcgctaggTCGAGGTGTCTCCTCCGGCTCTTCCACCctcagaagggagccgcctcctCTGGGAGCTGCACTGTGCCCCGCTGCCGGAGGCTCCCGGCTGCTGGCCCGGGGTGGCGGTGCGTCCGGCGGGCTGGGGCTTGGCGCTTCCCTGCTGTGCCCCGTGGGGCTGTCAGTGCCACTCGCTCCAGGGTCTACGCGGGGCCAAGCACCAAAGGGCTTTGCTCTGTCGGAGCTTTTCTTGGTAGTGCCTCTGAGCATGGCTCCGACTCCTGAATGTCCGCCAGAGCCCTGCCTTCCCCTCTGCGCCCCTGCCTTgtccccctgcccttgctgcaccTCCGTCCCTTCCAGCGAAGCACCGGCTGATTCCAGGGGCCTCTTGTGTCCATGAGAGGTGCATGCCTGAGAGCTCGGATCGCAGGGCTTGAAAGTCGGCTTTGCAGGGGGCCAGCTGTCCGAGGCCGGCTCCATGCTCTTATTCCTGTGGATTGCACCTTCTTCGTCTGACCTGCTGGCCTCCAGGAGAGCCGGACCATTTCTCGAGTCCACCGTCCCTGCTGGAGGGGCTCTCCTGGAGAGAGAAACTTCCCCGCTATGCGCCATGCTGTCCGACGTCTCCTTCCTTTGCGCAGCATCGTGGGGCTTTGGCCCTCGCGTTAGTTCATCGGTGTCTGGTGTCGGGTCATAGCTGGGGGCAGAACTGTCATTGTGGCCCAGAACTCTTCTTCCTGGGAGGCTTGTCCCACTGGTACGCTTGTCGGGTGCTAGCCTCATGCCACTTGCTGCAGCCAAGCGCCGCTCTGCACCTGAAAGGCCCGGATCATCAGCAGGTTCATCCAGCCCTAACTGGGCGACACTCCTGGTCTCGTGGGCCAGGGGACGGTTTTCTGCAAGCCCCCGATCTGCTCTGTCTGAGGGTGCAATGTTAGTCTTACCGAGGGAAGGGTGTTCCTGATGTGGGAGAGGGGCCCTTTGAATTTCTGTGTCATTTGAAGACTTCTCTGCAAAGGACACGTCTCCGTCTGCCGCCGGCATGTTCTCGTGGGGCACGGCGCCGGGCGCCGGGCTAATTCGCGTCCCCTCTTGAGACGCTCCGGAAAGGCCTAGTGACGCCTCTTCTTGAAGCTTGGTGCCATTTTCTAGCCTCATGTCTAGTTGCCCTGGTGCACTGCTGCTTTTAAGAAATGCTTCCCCGTTGTTCCCATGGGCGACGGCACGCCCGCTTGTGCTCTCTGCTGCCTGGCCCCGTGGCGCGGAAGCACTAGCCCCTTTCAGGAAAGGGCGGTCCTTAGCCGACAGTGTCACCTCTCTAGTTACAGGATCAGCCAGTGGCTTGTGTGGCCTTGAAGATGTGACATTCGGCTCCAGCGGCTTTTCCTCGCCCTCTAGcgcagctcttttctgaaccccggGATCACGCCTGGAGTCCTGGGCTTGCAGTGGCCTCTCGTTCCCTGCAGGGCCAGTGTCGCTAGCCCTGAAGAAAAGCTCCTGAGGGCCCAGTGCATGCACCGTCTCTTCTGATTGTGCCGAAGTAACATTCCCTTGAAGAAACTCTTCCAAGTGGGCAAACGGAGCAGTTGGTTGCAACGTCCCGTTCTCGGCTGGCGCCTGCAGCTCTGCGCCCCCTTCGGCCGTCTCTGTGGCACGGCTTGGCCTGCGCTTTCCGAAGAAGAGAGACTCTCCTGGAGatgagccagctgctgctgaactTGCATTGTGAGGGGCCACGTCACTGGAGCTTGGTGACTTCCCTTCAGCTGGAGGGTGTCCAAGTCCCTGGCCAGGGCGAATCATTTCTGACAACCCTTCTTCTGAGGAGTCGGAGTCATAAGCTACTGGCTCAAAGTCAGTCTCGGCTTgagagggcagggaagggccGTGGGGAGCGGAGAGCACGGCTGCGCCACCGGAAGGGGAGCCTGTCCAGTTCCTCAGGCGGGCTTGAAGGCTGTGGTTGAACCCGAGCGGCTGGCTGGCTTTTCTCAAGCAGGGTGTCAGCTGGGCACTGGGCATCTCTGTTTCCTTTTGGGAAGAAGTGACATTACAGCCCTTTCCCACATTCGCCCTGCGTCCTCTCTTCCCCCCGGAGAAGCCCCTAGGTTGAGGGCCGTTGCCCTCCCATGCCACGTAATCCGGTCCCAAGTCATAGTCCTCCCCGTAGGAATAGAGCTCGGGGTCAGTGCTGCACTTAGAGACTGTGAACTTTGcccgcattcctctctctctgcAGTCAGGGCTCAGGCATCCCAGAGTCCACACACCTACCTCGGGAAGGACAAGAGAACAGCGTTAGCCCGACACACCTGGCAAACAAGAGGAGTCGCCCTCCCGCCTCAGCACGCTAAGCCACTGGCATCTTCTGTCCACCGAAATCCATCCCACCCTGCATTCTCCACTCATGCAGCGCTCCAGGGGCTGCAACAGCTCTGCCAGCGCTTAGAATGAACCTGGCAAGGATCTGGAATTGCTTTAACGAACCGAATGCCTCCTTGGTCCCCCCCTTTTGCCTGCTACGTCCCCACACTGGCTTCCGTGTGTAGCCACGAGGGGTTAAGTGATGGCTGCAGCTTGGGGAGTACGATCCAGCAGCCAGAGGGATTCCAGACTCAGCCCAGCCGAGGCCTGGCTGGTGCTGGCAGATACTCTGTGCTGGTTCTGTGCTACATTGGCCGTGGGGATGGACTCTGAGGCCAGTAATGTGAGTTCACAAAGCCGCTCGGTCGGCTGCCAGTGGGTGGCAACAGATTCTCCATCgctggccatttttaaatcaccagCTGTTTTGTGAAGGATTCGCTCTAGTTCCAAGAGGGCCGTGCTGGGGCAGACGGTCCGATCTGGCCGTGGAGCCTATGACCCTATGGGGAGAATGTTTTCTGCAGGCGCtggtctccccagccccagcccccatttCTCTCCTGTTCAAGgtaaaagaaaccaaagcccccacccccattccttcCTGCCCAGGCATCACAATAATCATCCAGAGTTAGATACGTCTCCCTGGGAACTGCTGATTTCTGGGTTCCCTCGACCCCCCTCCGCTGGAGAGCACAGGGCCTTCTGCTGCCTCAGGGCCAGCCTGGTGCCTTTTCCCCATTCTCTATCCACTTACATACAATTGTGCCAGCTTCTCATTCTCTCCAGGGTGGGCAAAGGGTCAAGGGTAAAGCCACAAGCACAACTCTGAGTGGCCCATGCAGCTATTTCAAATCAGACACAGGAGGCAGCGCCAGGGAAGTGGCATCGATTGGGCAGCATGCTGGCATCACGTCTGAGCCGACGCCCACTAGATCCCTGTGCGGCTGGGAGCGGCTGAGCCCGTGACGGCGACAGGCAGACGAGGGATGAGGAacaagggccagcaggggagttgTGAGCTTAGATGACCGAGTTAAATCTGTGGGCTGGGATCTGGCtagttgccagaggatgtggacACTGGATTAGCCTTCCCGCCAGCAGAACCTGGGCACACAGCCCTGGGCGCGGCTTTGGCACCCAAGGGGTATTCTAGTTCCTACACTCAAGCTGCTGTGGCTTGTTTTAATAGCTCAGCAGACATGCTGCTGGACGCGCTGCTGATTTCTGGGTTCCCACGCTGCCAGATGGGCGGCTGATTTCTAGGTTCCCACGCTGCCGGACGGGCGGCTGATTTCTGGGATCCCACGCTGCCGGACGCGCTGCTGATTTCTGGGTTCCCACGCTGCCAGATGGGCGGCTGATTTCTAGGTTCCCACGCTGCCGGACGGGCGGCTGATTTCTGGGATCCCACGCTGCCGGACGCGCTGCTGATTTCTTTGTTCCCACCCTGCCGGACATGCGGCTGATTTCTAGGTTCCCACGCTGCCGGACGCGCTGCTGATTTCTGGGTTCCCACGCTGCCAGATGGGCGGCTGATTTCTGTGTTCCCACGCTGCCGGACGCGCTGCTGATTTCTGGATTCCCACGCTGCTGGACATGCGGATGATTTCTAGGTTCCCAAGCTGCCGGACGCGCTGCTGATTTCTGGGTTCCCACGCTGCCAGATGGGCGGCTGATTTCTGGATTCCCACGCTGCCGGATGCACTGCTGATTTCTGGATTCCCACACTGCCGGACGGGCGGCTGATTTCTAGGTTCCCAAGCTGCCGGGCGCGCTGCTGGATGGGCGGCTGATTTCTGGGTTCCCACGCTGCCGGACGGGCGGCTGATTTCTGGGTTCCCACGCTGCCAGACGGGCGGCTGATTTCTGGGTTCCCATGCTGCCGGACGGGCAGCTGATTTCTGGGTTCCCATGCTGCCGGATGCACTGCTGATTTCTGGGTTCCCACGCTGCCGGACGGGCGGCTGATTTCTAGGTTCCCACGCTGCCGGA from Pelodiscus sinensis isolate JC-2024 chromosome 13, ASM4963464v1, whole genome shotgun sequence harbors:
- the F8 gene encoding coagulation factor VIII isoform X4, with the translated sequence MSTRAPEMRSQKPSMASISTRYKKAVFVEYTDSSFTQIKPKPAWMGLLGPTIRAEVYDTVVVTFKNLASRPFSLHAVGVTYWKASEGAGYHDETSQAEKEDDSVDPDKTHTYVWEILQDQGPTEFDSSCLTYSYFSYTDSVKDINSGLIGALLVCRPGALAKDGTRGTLQEFVLLFSVFDEGKSWYPEPGHPGTPRPVAQLHTINGYLNGSLPDLQLCQNRVVHWHVIGLGTAPEVHSIFFEGHSFLVRSHRLAALEISPATFLAAQSMPSASGRFRLFCQIPAHQQAGMEAYVSVAVCPEELKMKMRLAEDVPEEDGYDEGYDAESTVILFDESDSPHSIGLRSFAKQESVTWTHYIAAEEVVWDYAPILPTSLDRNYTSQFLEAGPQRIGSKYKKVMFVEYEDETFKKRKVSHQGDTGILGPVLKGEVGDQLLIVFKNLASRPYNIYPHGLASVSSHHPGTSSEGLGVKDTPVEPGQTFTYSWRVTTEDGPTGSDPRCLSRFYYSSISPVRDTASGLVGPLLLCSKKSMDQRGNQMMSDETRVVMFSVFDENQSWYLAENIQRFCTEAATVNPQDPEFYASNVMHSINGYVYDNLHLRLCLQQVVYWYVLSVGAQTDFLSVLFSGNTFKRNLVFEDTLTLFPLSGETVYTYIEKPGVWTLGCLSPDCRERGMRAKFTVSKCSTDPELYSYGEDYDLGPDYVAWEGNGPQPRGFSGGKRGRRANVGKGCNVTSSQKETEMPSAQLTPCLRKASQPLGFNHSLQARLRNWTGSPSGGAAVLSAPHGPSLPSQAETDFEPVAYDSDSSEEGLSEMIRPGQGLGHPPAEGKSPSSSDVAPHNASSAAAGSSPGESLFFGKRRPSRATETAEGGAELQAPAENGTLQPTAPFAHLEEFLQGNVTSAQSEETVHALGPQELFFRASDTGPAGNERPLQAQDSRRDPGVQKRAALEGEEKPLEPNVTSSRPHKPLADPVTREVTLSAKDRPFLKGASASAPRGQAAESTSGRAVAHGNNGEAFLKSSSAPGQLDMRLENGTKLQEEASLGLSGASQEGTRISPAPGAVPHENMPAADGDVSFAEKSSNDTEIQRAPLPHQEHPSLGKTNIAPSDRADRGLAENRPLAHETRSVAQLGLDEPADDPGLSGAERRLAAASGMRLAPDKRTSGTSLPGRRVLGHNDSSAPSYDPTPDTDELTRGPKPHDAAQRKETSDSMAHSGEVSLSRRAPPAGTVDSRNGPALLEASRSDEEGAIHRNKSMEPASDSWPPAKPTFKPCDPSSQACTSHGHKRPLESAGASLEGTEVQQGQGDKAGAQRGRQGSGGHSGVGAMLRGTTKKSSDRAKPFGAWPRVDPGASGTDSPTGHSREAPSPSPPDAPPPRASSREPPAAGHSAAPRGGGSLLRVEEPEETPRPSAAPAPWEGEQTAGTEADAEPPEAAGEQTLGVAPISARVVGPASSTEPPAASATQRGGAADRGVRRSLLPEGSVAGGHAGTLEPPELRVSGEVPQEPGSEASQHRAAGAGSKAFPASIEASETLAKQASRTSTLRPQGGEALGQALPGGQRQLRHIQQENQVLKEEDAAPLPGPGWKGPQGSVESTSKAKNRSSAPGPEAYLESPGEPRAPDSAAKSSIAEPQTEKSDYDDYSSPERGAGDFDIYGEEEQGPRSYQGRVLQYFVAAIEVLWEYESQRPQHFLKVKGPGRGWRKPAQQFKKVVFRGYLDKDFTQPLARGELDEHLGLLGPYIRAEVNDFVMVSFKNLASRPYSFHFNLLPDQDGPGGDSRPSQQAVPPGELREYSWKVLPQMAPADNEFDCKAWAYFSSVNQEKDLHSGLVGPLLICRSGILSPAFGRQLAVQEFSLLFTIFDETKSWYLAENVQRNCPPLCRTQLHDPHFRQRSRFPAINGYMQDSLPGLVVAQHQRVRWHLLNMGSTEDIHAVHFHGQLFSVRTNHEYQMGVYNLYPGVFGTVEMRPAHPGIWRVESEVGEHQQAGMSALFLVYDPKCQIPLGLASGNIADSQITASGQYEQWAPRLARLDQSGSVNAWSTDGGNSWIQVDLLRPTILHGIKTQGARQKLSSLYISQFVIFYGLDGKWWKSYKGNATSSQMVFFGNVDATGVQDNHFNPPIIARYIRLHPTHYSIRTTLRMELIGCDLNSCSMPLGMENKGISNQQISASSHSTTVFSSWAPSQARLNLQERTNAWRPKVDSPTEWLQVDFEKIMRVTGIVTQGAKAIFSPMFVKEFAVSSSQDGSHWTPVLQDGKEKVFQGNQDHLSTVVNTLDPPLFARYLRIRPRRWHHHIALRTEFLGCEAQQTY
- the F8 gene encoding coagulation factor VIII isoform X1, coding for MSLSAPLWSRLPRLTPGKAFQRVDQVWGCCFPPFRCGLKHRTEDTSEMTSFNQNRFCLPSMRASRLRGALCCFLLGCLVQEGSGITRRYYIGAVETDWDYVHSSPLSAGAPEMRSQKPSMASISTRYKKAVFVEYTDSSFTQIKPKPAWMGLLGPTIRAEVYDTVVVTFKNLASRPFSLHAVGVTYWKASEGAGYHDETSQAEKEDDSVDPDKTHTYVWEILQDQGPTEFDSSCLTYSYFSYTDSVKDINSGLIGALLVCRPGALAKDGTRGTLQEFVLLFSVFDEGKSWYPEPGHPGTPRPVAQLHTINGYLNGSLPDLQLCQNRVVHWHVIGLGTAPEVHSIFFEGHSFLVRSHRLAALEISPATFLAAQSMPSASGRFRLFCQIPAHQQAGMEAYVSVAVCPEELKMKMRLAEDVPEEDGYDEGYDAESTVILFDESDSPHSIGLRSFAKQESVTWTHYIAAEEVVWDYAPILPTSLDRNYTSQFLEAGPQRIGSKYKKVMFVEYEDETFKKRKVSHQGDTGILGPVLKGEVGDQLLIVFKNLASRPYNIYPHGLASVSSHHPGTSSEGLGVKDTPVEPGQTFTYSWRVTTEDGPTGSDPRCLSRFYYSSISPVRDTASGLVGPLLLCSKKSMDQRGNQMMSDETRVVMFSVFDENQSWYLAENIQRFCTEAATVNPQDPEFYASNVMHSINGYVYDNLHLRLCLQQVVYWYVLSVGAQTDFLSVLFSGNTFKRNLVFEDTLTLFPLSGETVYTYIEKPGVWTLGCLSPDCRERGMRAKFTVSKCSTDPELYSYGEDYDLGPDYVAWEGNGPQPRGFSGGKRGRRANVGKGCNVTSSQKETEMPSAQLTPCLRKASQPLGFNHSLQARLRNWTGSPSGGAAVLSAPHGPSLPSQAETDFEPVAYDSDSSEEGLSEMIRPGQGLGHPPAEGKSPSSSDVAPHNASSAAAGSSPGESLFFGKRRPSRATETAEGGAELQAPAENGTLQPTAPFAHLEEFLQGNVTSAQSEETVHALGPQELFFRASDTGPAGNERPLQAQDSRRDPGVQKRAALEGEEKPLEPNVTSSRPHKPLADPVTREVTLSAKDRPFLKGASASAPRGQAAESTSGRAVAHGNNGEAFLKSSSAPGQLDMRLENGTKLQEEASLGLSGASQEGTRISPAPGAVPHENMPAADGDVSFAEKSSNDTEIQRAPLPHQEHPSLGKTNIAPSDRADRGLAENRPLAHETRSVAQLGLDEPADDPGLSGAERRLAAASGMRLAPDKRTSGTSLPGRRVLGHNDSSAPSYDPTPDTDELTRGPKPHDAAQRKETSDSMAHSGEVSLSRRAPPAGTVDSRNGPALLEASRSDEEGAIHRNKSMEPASDSWPPAKPTFKPCDPSSQACTSHGHKRPLESAGASLEGTEVQQGQGDKAGAQRGRQGSGGHSGVGAMLRGTTKKSSDRAKPFGAWPRVDPGASGTDSPTGHSREAPSPSPPDAPPPRASSREPPAAGHSAAPRGGGSLLRVEEPEETPRPSAAPAPWEGEQTAGTEADAEPPEAAGEQTLGVAPISARVVGPASSTEPPAASATQRGGAADRGVRRSLLPEGSVAGGHAGTLEPPELRVSGEVPQEPGSEASQHRAAGAGSKAFPASIEASETLAKQASRTSTLRPQGGEALGQALPGGQRQLRHIQQENQVLKEEDAAPLPGPGWKGPQGSVESTSKAKNRSSAPGPEAYLESPGEPRAPDSAAKSSIAEPQTEKSDYDDYSSPERGAGDFDIYGEEEQGPRSYQGRVLQYFVAAIEVLWEYESQRPQHFLKVKGPGRGWRKPAQQFKKVVFRGYLDKDFTQPLARGELDEHLGLLGPYIRAEVNDFVMVSFKNLASRPYSFHFNLLPDQDGPGGDSRPSQQAVPPGELREYSWKVLPQMAPADNEFDCKAWAYFSSVNQEKDLHSGLVGPLLICRSGILSPAFGRQLAVQEFSLLFTIFDETKSWYLAENVQRNCPPLCRTQLHDPHFRQRSRFPAINGYMQDSLPGLVVAQHQRVRWHLLNMGSTEDIHAVHFHGQLFSVRTNHEYQMGVYNLYPGVFGTVEMRPAHPGIWRVESEVGEHQQAGMSALFLVYDPKCQIPLGLASGNIADSQITASGQYEQWAPRLARLDQSGSVNAWSTDGGNSWIQVDLLRPTILHGIKTQGARQKLSSLYISQFVIFYGLDGKWWKSYKGNATSSQMVFFGNVDATGVQDNHFNPPIIARYIRLHPTHYSIRTTLRMELIGCDLNSCSMPLGMENKGISNQQISASSHSTTVFSSWAPSQARLNLQERTNAWRPKVDSPTEWLQVDFEKIMRVTGIVTQGAKAIFSPMFVKEFAVSSSQDGSHWTPVLQDGKEKVFQGNQDHLSTVVNTLDPPLFARYLRIRPRRWHHHIALRTEFLGCEAQQTY